In Eschrichtius robustus isolate mEscRob2 chromosome 11, mEscRob2.pri, whole genome shotgun sequence, the following proteins share a genomic window:
- the LOC137772135 gene encoding NXPE family member 1-like, protein MEKINWRESRTEALTLGMTPTIQEINNVLVHSNLPISLRHWNSSTKSPYPKTSPSLLKSPTETELRIKGVMEKLDQLIPPRPFTHVSSTTSTTHSKATLLSPQDTYCRGDQLDVLLEVRDHLGRRKEYGGDFLRARMSSPALMAGASGKVTDFNNGTYLVSFTLFWEGQVSLPLLLIHPSEGMSALWRARNQGYDRVIFTGQFARGTSHVNTDCALVLNSSAELCTWIPVTKNSTFQPQHILCEALNDMTTRNGEISYLTVKEEAFFHRSSVGVEMMKHLNHIDVS, encoded by the exons ATGGAGAAAATTAATTGGAGAGAAAGCAGGACTGAAGCTTTGACCCTTGGGATGACTCCTACAATTCAGGAAATAAACAATG TTTTGGTTCACTCTAACTTACCCATTTCCCTCCGCCACTGGAACAGCTCCACAAAGTCCCCATACCCTAAAACATCACCGAGCCTGTTAAAGTCACCAACAGAGACTGAGCTGAGAATAAAGGGGGTCATGGAGAAACTAGACCAGCTGATCCCACCCAGACCCTTCACCCACGTGAgctccaccaccagcaccacacaCAGCAAAGCCACCCTCCTCAGCCCTCAAGACACATACTGCAGGGGGGATCAGCTAGACGTCCTGCTGGAGGTGAGGGACCACTTGGGACGCAGGAAGGAATATGGCGGGGATTTCCTGAGGGCCAGGATGTCCTCCCCAGCCCTGATGGCAGGCGCTTCGGGAAAGGTGACAGACTTCAACAATGGCACCTACCTTGTCAGCTTCACCCTGTTCTGGGAGGGCCAGGtgtctctgcctctcctgctCATCCACCCCAGTGAAGGCATGTCGGCTCTCTGGAGGGCAAGGAACCAAGGCTATGACAGGGTGATCTTCACAGGCCAGTTTGCCAGGGGCACCTCCCATGTCAATACTGATTGCGCCCTGGTTTTAAATTCAAGTGCTGAACTATGTACCTGGATACCCGTGACCAAGAATTCTACTTTCCAACCTCAACACATACTCTGTGAGGCCCTGAATGACATGACCACCAGGAATGGAGAAATTTCTTATCTTACTGTCAAGGAAGAAGCCTTTTTTCAC